The following coding sequences are from one Sulfurimonas crateris window:
- a CDS encoding BatD family protein codes for MRKSLGRIFLIVFIFLNLSLAASTYTWSASANKTSAYLHEAIHLKYVCSFSDASELYTIEFNPSGEYEKFTLQNLSQSEHIVDGKRVNSYEFVAFAKEALEIEFAFEAVMKKTTKESIENTVLGRDNVQKEDFTKESFAQKVLKVTVKETNTSLVGNFSIQEKKREPKVKAYEPYHIEVFIKGVGNFDAIKPIEFNIEGVKVFAGEVVKDYVLKEDGLHGEWSQKFAFVSEREFTIPKIEIPYFDLQEQRVRSLSIDTTDVSVEAGFSKEELLDEEPKESFEFDISYIYYLLAFAAGFLVAKIEFKKGARKLNSDEEFRQKVEDAKTVDELMIMLVLKDAKRYEKVISEIETKKVTSLKSAKKLIWS; via the coding sequence ATGAGAAAAAGCCTTGGTAGAATTTTTTTAATAGTTTTTATTTTTTTAAACCTCTCTCTTGCTGCTTCTACATATACATGGAGTGCTAGTGCTAACAAAACGAGCGCATATCTGCACGAAGCGATCCATCTAAAGTATGTTTGCAGTTTCAGCGACGCTTCTGAGCTCTACACCATTGAGTTTAATCCATCGGGCGAGTATGAGAAGTTCACTCTTCAAAACCTAAGCCAGAGCGAGCATATAGTAGATGGCAAAAGGGTAAACAGCTACGAGTTCGTTGCATTTGCAAAAGAGGCGCTCGAGATAGAGTTCGCATTTGAAGCCGTTATGAAAAAGACCACAAAAGAGTCGATCGAAAACACCGTTTTGGGCAGAGACAACGTACAAAAAGAGGACTTTACAAAAGAGTCCTTTGCGCAAAAGGTCTTAAAAGTAACCGTTAAAGAGACAAACACTTCTCTTGTCGGAAATTTTAGCATCCAAGAGAAGAAGCGAGAGCCTAAAGTAAAAGCTTACGAGCCTTATCATATTGAGGTGTTTATCAAGGGAGTCGGAAATTTCGACGCTATAAAGCCCATAGAGTTCAATATAGAGGGCGTAAAAGTGTTTGCGGGTGAGGTCGTTAAAGATTATGTCCTTAAAGAGGATGGTTTGCACGGAGAGTGGAGCCAGAAGTTCGCTTTTGTATCAGAGAGAGAGTTTACTATCCCAAAGATAGAGATACCATACTTTGACCTGCAAGAGCAGAGAGTGAGGAGTCTCTCTATTGATACAACAGATGTCAGCGTTGAGGCTGGATTTAGCAAAGAGGAGCTTCTGGATGAGGAGCCAAAAGAGAGCTTTGAGTTTGATATTAGCTACATCTACTATTTGCTGGCATTTGCGGCGGGATTTTTAGTCGCAAAGATAGAGTTTAAAAAAGGAGCTAGAAAACTAAATAGTGATGAAGAGTTCAGACAAAAAGTAGAAGATGCAAAAACAGTCGATGAGCTTATGATAATGCTGGTCTTAAAAGATGCAAAGAGGTATGAGAAGGTCATATCCGAGATTGAGACAAAAAAAGTAACTTCGCTTAAAAGTGCAAAGAAGTTAATATGGAGTTAA
- a CDS encoding diguanylate cyclase has product MNKEIIKYLLLFISLSTVALLISYYQIKNHEQEVLKQEKEMLSITYNTITKAYKTHSEIIFDTKINVPEVHALMKKANSTDIGEKNSARGELYSLLIDSYNSMKIFKIKQLHFHLPNNESFLRFHRVEKFGDSLEGIRDTVAYVNRYKEPVSGFEEGRIYNGYRYIYPIVDREQHYGSVEISVSMHEIVKHLKDEAIADVEFIIRKDIVEKKVFENEKSNYVQSKINNNYLYERVISKDGNKLIEKVAAKHSDLDEKILSGKGFNFFTCLDNRFYITTFIPVFNKYSNQQVAYIVVNRSNPSIEYMFKKDRVINAVIIILLALLTYFYYKMRKKHEVFEKNNKTLNEIQHIAKLGSWELDAKTNKLEWSDEVYNIFNLKPQSFEPTYKAFFDYVHPDDKEKLEDEFKKSIETKSVYQVQHRIIKADGSIAYLNESAYHTYNEKGKHIYSIGTVHDVTHIIAYEEKILHIQNELQSIVDHIPDVIFRSKTDKEMTMLFINSAIDKIAGYKAQGFILNRVRNYRDLIHPDDREVVESNIQEAINNKSEYSIEYRIINSLRDVVWVKESAEISIGEDGAYNLEGIITDITHQKDTMDKLRKFIDIQDNIVILTDSKKILFANQKFFDFFGYKDLDEFSKEHHCICELFVEDETFFHIGKMLPKEEHWIRSLLNLSGRERIVSMINRDKNSHAFSVSINNYDPQTYVVNFSDISDTMFEKLQLKQKAIRDQLTGAYNRTFFDSSVQSIINNNEKQNGKTGIILFDIDHFKDVNDNYGHAAGDEVLKALVELVERFTRKEDKLIRWGGEEFIVIMYAKTIGDIARQAEHLRFVIQNHKFDHLPTITCSFGVALHEHDDKIEESIKRADEKLYEAKRGGRNQVRS; this is encoded by the coding sequence ATGAATAAAGAAATTATAAAATATCTGCTTCTTTTTATCTCTCTTAGCACAGTGGCTCTTCTAATCTCCTACTATCAGATAAAAAACCACGAACAAGAGGTTTTAAAACAAGAAAAAGAGATGCTCTCTATAACCTACAACACAATTACGAAAGCCTACAAAACCCACTCTGAGATAATATTTGACACAAAAATAAATGTGCCGGAAGTCCACGCTTTAATGAAAAAAGCAAACAGCACGGATATAGGAGAGAAAAACAGCGCACGCGGAGAGCTCTACTCGCTTCTAATTGATAGCTACAACTCTATGAAGATATTTAAGATAAAACAGCTCCACTTCCATCTGCCAAATAACGAGAGTTTTCTAAGATTTCACAGAGTGGAGAAGTTTGGAGACTCTTTAGAGGGCATAAGAGATACGGTCGCTTATGTAAACAGATACAAGGAGCCTGTATCTGGTTTTGAAGAGGGGAGGATATATAACGGATATAGATATATCTACCCGATAGTCGACAGAGAACAGCACTACGGAAGCGTGGAGATCTCGGTCTCTATGCATGAGATAGTAAAGCATTTGAAAGATGAGGCTATTGCAGATGTCGAGTTTATAATCAGAAAAGACATAGTTGAAAAAAAGGTCTTTGAGAATGAAAAAAGTAACTACGTACAAAGCAAAATAAACAACAACTATCTTTACGAGAGAGTTATCTCAAAAGATGGGAACAAACTTATAGAAAAAGTTGCTGCAAAACATTCAGATTTGGATGAGAAGATATTAAGCGGCAAAGGTTTTAACTTTTTTACATGCTTGGATAACAGGTTTTATATAACCACTTTTATACCCGTCTTTAACAAATACTCAAATCAACAGGTCGCTTACATAGTCGTAAACCGCTCAAACCCATCTATTGAGTATATGTTTAAAAAAGACAGGGTTATAAACGCTGTTATTATTATTCTCCTTGCCCTGCTTACATACTTTTACTACAAAATGAGAAAAAAGCATGAAGTATTTGAAAAAAACAACAAGACATTAAACGAGATACAGCACATAGCAAAGCTCGGTTCATGGGAACTTGACGCAAAAACAAACAAGCTTGAGTGGAGTGATGAAGTATATAATATATTTAATCTCAAGCCTCAATCATTTGAACCTACATATAAAGCTTTTTTTGACTATGTTCATCCTGATGATAAAGAGAAACTAGAAGATGAATTCAAAAAATCTATAGAGACAAAAAGCGTATATCAAGTTCAACACAGAATAATAAAAGCTGATGGCTCCATAGCGTACCTAAACGAATCCGCCTACCACACATATAATGAAAAAGGCAAGCATATCTACTCGATCGGAACCGTTCATGACGTCACGCATATTATCGCTTACGAAGAGAAAATCTTACATATACAAAATGAGCTCCAATCAATCGTAGATCATATTCCAGATGTCATATTCAGGTCTAAAACGGACAAAGAGATGACCATGCTCTTTATAAACAGCGCCATTGATAAGATCGCGGGGTATAAAGCCCAAGGTTTTATCTTGAACAGAGTAAGAAACTATAGAGACCTGATCCATCCGGATGATAGAGAAGTGGTTGAGTCAAATATCCAAGAGGCGATCAATAATAAGAGTGAATACTCCATAGAGTACAGAATTATAAACTCGCTAAGAGATGTGGTTTGGGTCAAAGAGAGTGCCGAAATAAGCATTGGTGAAGATGGGGCATATAACCTTGAGGGCATTATAACCGACATCACCCATCAAAAAGACACTATGGATAAGCTTCGCAAATTTATAGATATTCAAGACAACATAGTTATTTTGACAGACTCTAAAAAAATACTCTTTGCCAATCAGAAATTTTTCGATTTCTTCGGTTACAAAGATCTAGATGAGTTTTCAAAAGAACACCACTGCATATGTGAACTCTTTGTAGAGGATGAGACATTCTTTCACATAGGTAAAATGCTTCCAAAAGAGGAGCACTGGATAAGAAGTCTGCTAAATCTCTCAGGCAGAGAGAGAATAGTATCGATGATAAACAGAGATAAGAACTCTCATGCCTTTTCGGTCTCCATCAACAACTATGACCCGCAGACATACGTAGTAAACTTCAGCGATATAAGCGATACTATGTTTGAAAAGCTCCAACTTAAACAAAAGGCTATAAGAGATCAGCTCACAGGTGCCTACAACAGAACATTCTTTGACTCGTCAGTGCAGAGCATAATCAATAATAATGAGAAGCAAAACGGCAAGACAGGGATCATACTATTTGATATTGACCACTTTAAAGATGTAAACGACAACTACGGCCATGCTGCAGGCGATGAAGTCTTAAAAGCGCTTGTAGAGCTCGTAGAACGTTTTACAAGAAAAGAGGACAAGCTTATCAGATGGGGCGGTGAGGAGTTTATAGTAATTATGTATGCCAAAACCATAGGGGATATTGCAAGACAGGCGGAGCACTTAAGATTTGTCATACAAAACCACAAGTTTGACCATCTGCCTACCATCACCTGCAGTTTTGGAGTCGCACTTCATGAACATGACGATAAGATCGAAGAGAGCATAAAGAGAGCAGACGAGAAGCTATATGAAGCAAAAAGAGGCGGCAGAAACCAAGTAAGGTCTTAG
- a CDS encoding VWA domain-containing protein encodes MTLLYPEYLWLLLLIVPLFIKRDIREFRVGMYGYILTFIFIVTALARPVIEQEPIESKQMLSDVIIGVDLSFSMQGSDLEPTRLDYAKEMLKKLVESRQKSRFGVLGFTTNAVILSPLTEDRELLLHLFGSLDEKFIITQGSSIMSALKLARKMSASKKATVVLFTDGGDELDYEAEAAFAKENSLVVNIFMTASATGSTIREKSGELLKDELGDIVVSRENSASKEICDVSGGVYTKDLDELLDALEEQREEDKESKTTIMRNLELFYYFIALAIITFLVSVTTLKRYVVAFMLLFGVHLSASQNMEFFNKATELYRSGEYEKALQNFEMVKSADSEIKSIIYYNIANTFVRLQQFEKAREAYIKSLTLSYSKEADENLEYIRDAGEKKEMNTGQQQSKDRSALAKKEQTKKPKEGGGSNMKVSAQAGSGSDDKGKKTESQNQVNLNGGKAKLSSKQYELINKRSVDEKKPW; translated from the coding sequence ATGACTCTGCTCTATCCAGAGTATCTCTGGCTTCTGCTCCTGATAGTACCTCTTTTTATAAAGAGAGATATAAGAGAGTTCAGAGTTGGCATGTATGGCTATATTTTGACGTTTATATTTATTGTTACGGCTCTTGCAAGACCGGTTATAGAGCAAGAGCCCATTGAGTCAAAACAGATGTTAAGCGACGTAATCATCGGGGTAGATCTCTCATTCTCCATGCAGGGAAGCGACTTGGAGCCGACAAGACTTGATTATGCAAAAGAGATGCTTAAAAAGCTGGTCGAATCAAGGCAAAAGAGCAGATTCGGAGTTCTTGGATTTACTACAAACGCGGTTATCCTCTCCCCTCTGACCGAGGATAGAGAGCTTCTGCTTCACCTTTTTGGCTCGCTTGATGAGAAGTTTATTATCACACAGGGCAGCTCCATTATGTCGGCACTTAAATTAGCAAGAAAGATGTCCGCCTCAAAAAAGGCTACGGTCGTTCTCTTTACCGACGGCGGTGATGAGCTTGATTACGAGGCGGAAGCGGCATTTGCAAAGGAGAACTCTTTAGTTGTAAATATCTTTATGACGGCATCTGCAACCGGTTCTACAATAAGAGAGAAGAGTGGCGAACTTTTAAAAGATGAACTTGGCGATATTGTGGTAAGCCGCGAGAACAGCGCATCCAAAGAGATATGCGATGTCAGCGGTGGAGTCTATACAAAAGATCTTGACGAACTTCTTGATGCGCTTGAAGAGCAGAGAGAAGAGGATAAAGAGTCCAAGACGACCATTATGAGAAATTTGGAACTTTTCTACTACTTTATAGCTCTTGCCATCATCACTTTTTTAGTAAGCGTTACCACTCTAAAGAGATACGTAGTCGCATTTATGCTTCTCTTTGGCGTGCATCTGAGCGCAAGCCAGAATATGGAGTTTTTCAACAAAGCTACAGAGCTTTACAGAAGCGGCGAGTATGAAAAGGCGCTGCAGAACTTTGAGATGGTAAAGTCCGCCGACAGTGAGATAAAATCAATAATCTACTACAATATTGCAAACACTTTTGTCAGACTTCAGCAGTTTGAAAAGGCGAGAGAAGCTTACATAAAGTCCTTAACGCTTAGCTACTCAAAAGAGGCGGATGAAAATCTTGAGTATATCCGTGATGCGGGCGAGAAGAAAGAGATGAACACGGGGCAGCAGCAGAGCAAGGATAGATCAGCGTTAGCTAAAAAAGAGCAGACCAAGAAGCCCAAAGAGGGCGGTGGCTCAAATATGAAAGTAAGCGCACAAGCGGGCAGCGGGAGTGATGACAAAGGCAAAAAGACAGAGTCACAAAACCAAGTGAACCTAAACGGCGGCAAAGCAAAGCTCAGCTCAAAACAGTATGAACTTATAAACAAGAGGAGTGTAGATGAGAAAAAGCCTTGGTAG
- a CDS encoding VWA domain-containing protein — translation MKSRYFPHLHLLYSKKSFIKLERILKVLIFVLLCIALSSPIVVDKFNPQNRHGKDIVLSIDGSGSMNASGFDMEDEVSQGERLSRFEIAKVIASDFIQKRESDNVGVVLFGDFAFIASPITYEKEIVVDMLSYLSHGMAGQNTAIGEGIAYGVRAFKHSKAKSKIIILLTDGEHNSGEISPKDAIDLAKEQDIKIYTIGMGNRGEADEALLQKIASESGGDFFYAESAKKLKEIYEKIDELESSKIKSREYLLKDYYYWAALLLASSILLFLLYREARR, via the coding sequence ATGAAGTCCAGATATTTTCCTCATCTGCACCTCTTGTATTCAAAGAAGAGTTTCATAAAACTTGAGCGCATTTTAAAAGTTCTTATCTTTGTTCTGCTCTGCATTGCACTCTCTTCGCCGATAGTCGTCGATAAATTTAACCCGCAAAACAGACACGGAAAAGATATTGTTCTCTCAATTGACGGCAGCGGCTCTATGAACGCTTCTGGTTTTGATATGGAGGATGAGGTGAGCCAAGGCGAGAGACTATCCCGCTTTGAGATCGCAAAGGTTATCGCCTCTGATTTTATACAAAAGAGAGAGAGCGACAATGTCGGCGTAGTGCTTTTTGGAGATTTTGCTTTTATCGCCTCTCCCATAACTTATGAAAAAGAGATCGTAGTAGATATGCTAAGTTACCTCTCGCACGGCATGGCAGGTCAAAATACCGCGATAGGCGAGGGTATAGCCTATGGAGTGAGGGCATTTAAACACTCAAAGGCAAAAAGCAAGATCATCATACTGCTAACAGACGGCGAGCACAACAGCGGAGAGATCTCCCCAAAAGATGCGATAGATCTTGCAAAAGAGCAGGATATAAAGATATACACCATAGGCATGGGAAACAGAGGCGAAGCTGATGAGGCGCTTTTGCAAAAGATAGCGAGCGAGAGCGGCGGCGACTTTTTTTATGCGGAGTCAGCAAAAAAACTCAAAGAGATCTATGAGAAGATAGATGAGCTTGAATCTTCAAAGATAAAGAGCAGAGAGTATCTCCTCAAAGATTACTACTACTGGGCGGCTCTACTTTTAGCATCTTCAATTTTGCTCTTTTTACTCTACAGGGAGGCGAGAAGATGA
- a CDS encoding YcfL family protein, whose product MRFIGYIAFLVLIFGGCAKEPKMNDSIVKVISNCGNSDIVVSDIKGRKKSDGFMQAQVIGENRSDSYQLLEYQVIWFDKEGFKIESILSKWQTVPSYANQPFQINATSPNTKATTFRLYIKSQKEVICEEQYDGQ is encoded by the coding sequence ATGAGATTTATAGGATATATCGCTTTTTTGGTTTTAATTTTTGGCGGTTGCGCCAAAGAGCCTAAGATGAACGACTCAATAGTCAAAGTCATCAGCAACTGCGGCAACAGCGACATTGTAGTCAGCGACATAAAAGGGCGAAAAAAGTCTGACGGTTTTATGCAGGCGCAGGTTATCGGAGAGAACAGGTCTGATAGCTATCAGCTTCTTGAGTATCAGGTCATCTGGTTTGATAAAGAGGGCTTCAAGATAGAGAGCATACTCTCAAAATGGCAGACGGTTCCTTCTTACGCGAACCAACCGTTTCAGATAAATGCAACATCGCCAAATACGAAAGCGACTACATTTCGCTTATATATAAAATCACAAAAGGAAGTAATATGCGAAGAACAATACGATGGACAATAA
- a CDS encoding COG3014 family protein, protein MIKLLLTALLFSMPLFFGGCMANLANSVGVDIGSSKQSYEKFVAGDYMASAQISIKEKSKTAEIDDANLLPTLQAANSYLFAKEYKSSIELLDEAEAIIKSHHQKTVTLSASDYLTGVMLNDAARDYQASISEAIMVNTYKALDYMALKEPQKVRVELNRAVDRVRRAKETYAQLIAKQREAIEQKKREQGSKAIENTLNNQQVKSIIAKNYSSLGQYAVYPEFVNPFTLYLAGLYFAIEGDYSKSSSLLKEVYGMVPNNKTVESDFEMVEYALSGRAIKERYVWVIYENGLVASKKEFKINVPIYLASNKVIYTGIALPQMSRGSSASEAINVLSDGKSLSKTSVVGDMESVILTEFNYTYNDILTRALLSAAIKTYAQYEAKRDNPYLGLAAAAFQLLTTHADTRSWNTLPKDFQVTRVKIPSSNKLLLKSGVHNINVEIPKSAKHAIVYVKIAAATSRPSVTVIEF, encoded by the coding sequence ATGATAAAACTCCTCCTCACTGCACTCCTTTTCTCTATGCCTCTGTTCTTTGGCGGATGTATGGCTAATCTGGCAAACTCTGTAGGTGTAGATATAGGCAGCTCCAAGCAGAGTTACGAAAAGTTTGTAGCGGGTGACTATATGGCATCGGCTCAAATATCGATAAAAGAGAAGAGCAAAACGGCAGAGATCGATGATGCAAATCTTCTTCCAACTCTGCAAGCCGCGAACAGCTACCTTTTTGCCAAGGAGTATAAGAGCAGCATAGAGCTTTTAGATGAGGCGGAGGCTATTATAAAGTCTCATCATCAAAAGACTGTAACTCTCAGTGCTAGTGACTATTTAACAGGAGTGATGTTAAACGATGCGGCAAGAGATTACCAAGCCTCCATATCGGAAGCAATTATGGTAAATACATATAAAGCCCTTGATTATATGGCGCTTAAAGAGCCCCAAAAGGTGCGTGTCGAGCTCAACCGCGCTGTAGACAGAGTGCGCCGTGCAAAAGAGACCTATGCCCAGCTTATTGCAAAACAGAGAGAGGCGATAGAGCAAAAGAAGAGAGAGCAGGGCTCAAAAGCGATTGAGAATACGCTTAACAATCAACAGGTGAAGAGCATCATTGCAAAAAACTACTCATCTCTTGGGCAGTATGCCGTATATCCGGAGTTTGTCAATCCATTTACGCTCTATCTGGCAGGTCTCTATTTTGCCATAGAGGGCGATTACTCAAAATCATCGTCGCTGCTTAAAGAGGTCTACGGAATGGTGCCGAACAACAAAACCGTAGAGTCCGACTTTGAGATGGTTGAGTATGCGCTATCAGGCAGAGCTATAAAAGAGAGATATGTCTGGGTTATATATGAAAACGGTTTGGTAGCCTCAAAGAAGGAGTTTAAGATAAACGTCCCTATCTATCTGGCATCAAACAAGGTCATCTACACGGGCATAGCGCTCCCTCAGATGAGCAGGGGGTCAAGCGCAAGCGAGGCCATAAACGTTCTCTCAGACGGCAAGAGCCTCTCAAAGACCTCGGTAGTAGGCGATATGGAGAGTGTGATACTCACTGAGTTTAACTACACATATAACGATATTTTGACCCGCGCACTTCTCTCTGCGGCAATTAAAACCTACGCACAGTATGAAGCAAAGAGAGATAATCCCTATCTGGGACTTGCTGCGGCGGCGTTTCAACTCTTAACAACACATGCCGACACCAGAAGCTGGAATACTTTGCCAAAAGATTTTCAGGTTACAAGAGTTAAAATACCATCTAGTAATAAACTCTTGCTAAAATCAGGAGTTCACAATATAAATGTAGAGATCCCAAAGAGTGCAAAACACGCTATTGTTTATGTTAAAATAGCTGCAGCTACTTCAAGACCGAGTGTTACGGTTATTGAGTTTTAA
- a CDS encoding AAA family ATPase has protein sequence MISKIELIKKEVSKVVVGQEKMIDALLIALLCEGHILIEGVPGLAKTTTVNALAKSLGLDFKRAQFTPDLLPSDILGAEIYDPQNNSFKIKKGPIFTNLLLADEINRAPAKVQSALLEVMQEKQVTLGDTTFKLEPPFFVMATQNPVEQEGVYQLPEAQLDRFMLKLIVDYNTKEEELEIARRISSGKFEAIESVITHEDLDALKAAVKNVHVDEQVEEYMIELVNATRNPHEYGLDDIKDFIQFGASPRVSIDMFKAVKAMAFMRGKDFVTPVDVAYIAKELMRHRIVLTYEAEAEGVTTDEIIEKVLQRVAIP, from the coding sequence ATGATTTCTAAGATAGAGTTGATTAAAAAAGAGGTTTCTAAGGTGGTTGTCGGGCAGGAGAAGATGATAGATGCTCTTCTTATTGCTCTTTTGTGTGAAGGACATATTCTTATCGAGGGTGTTCCCGGACTTGCAAAGACGACAACTGTAAATGCGCTTGCAAAAAGTCTTGGGCTTGATTTTAAACGTGCACAGTTCACTCCCGACCTTCTTCCATCGGATATACTCGGTGCAGAGATATATGACCCGCAAAACAACAGCTTTAAGATAAAAAAAGGTCCAATATTTACAAACTTGCTTTTGGCGGATGAGATCAACCGTGCTCCTGCAAAAGTTCAGTCTGCTCTGCTTGAAGTTATGCAGGAGAAGCAGGTAACGCTTGGAGATACTACATTCAAGCTAGAACCTCCGTTTTTTGTTATGGCTACTCAAAACCCCGTAGAGCAGGAGGGTGTCTATCAGCTTCCAGAAGCACAATTAGACAGATTTATGCTAAAACTTATTGTAGATTACAACACAAAAGAGGAGGAGCTAGAGATCGCAAGACGAATCTCCAGCGGCAAGTTTGAGGCGATAGAGAGCGTTATAACGCATGAAGATCTCGATGCGCTAAAAGCGGCTGTAAAAAACGTGCATGTGGATGAGCAGGTCGAAGAGTATATGATCGAGCTTGTAAATGCCACAAGAAACCCTCACGAGTACGGACTTGACGATATAAAAGATTTTATCCAGTTCGGTGCGTCTCCGCGTGTAAGCATCGATATGTTCAAAGCCGTAAAAGCGATGGCATTTATGAGAGGAAAAGATTTCGTAACACCTGTTGATGTTGCTTACATCGCAAAAGAGCTTATGCGCCACCGTATAGTTTTAACATACGAGGCAGAGGCTGAGGGAGTTACAACCGATGAGATCATAGAAAAAGTTCTTCAAAGAGTTGCAATACCGTAG
- the lpoB gene encoding penicillin-binding protein activator LpoB — protein MRRTIRWTIILAALGVMFSGCETKTTNIDIDNDKGEAVMGLDYRDFQGAAQDMIESLLASGAVDKKSGDRYVLVVSRIVNDTMQHIDTDQLIKKIRVGLLQSGKVVVTTAVGLEGAEDEMSMHARETLRGNAEFDQKSVAGKGSMIAPDLSLSGKILQRNIKVDSKTQRVEYYFQMSLTEIKTGLAYWEDERIVAKRGSNKAVSW, from the coding sequence ATGCGAAGAACAATACGATGGACAATAATTTTAGCGGCTCTTGGAGTCATGTTTAGCGGATGTGAGACAAAAACAACGAACATAGATATAGACAATGACAAGGGCGAGGCTGTAATGGGTCTTGACTACAGAGATTTTCAAGGTGCGGCACAGGATATGATAGAGTCACTGCTCGCTTCTGGCGCGGTGGATAAAAAGAGTGGAGATCGTTATGTTCTTGTAGTTTCAAGAATTGTAAATGACACTATGCAGCATATAGATACCGATCAGCTTATAAAAAAGATCCGTGTAGGTCTGCTTCAAAGCGGCAAAGTGGTCGTCACTACCGCAGTAGGATTAGAGGGTGCAGAAGATGAGATGTCGATGCACGCAAGAGAGACTCTAAGAGGAAACGCTGAGTTTGACCAAAAGAGCGTTGCTGGCAAAGGGAGCATGATAGCGCCCGATCTTAGTTTATCGGGCAAGATACTTCAAAGAAATATCAAAGTTGACTCTAAGACACAAAGAGTCGAGTACTATTTTCAGATGTCTCTGACTGAAATAAAAACGGGTCTTGCATATTGGGAAGATGAGCGCATTGTCGCAAAGAGAGGAAGTAATAAAGCTGTTTCATGGTAA